One segment of Yersinia kristensenii DNA contains the following:
- a CDS encoding DMT family transporter, which yields MDRSPPLFTHKKFVFLVATFCCLLWGSAYPAIKNGYALFHIAPDDIPSKMVFAGYRFLLAGIVLLLFAVASGKAIGRLKKSQYKQIALLGLTQTTLQYVFFYIGLAYTTGVKGSIMNATGTFFSVLLAHYIYKNDRLTFNKIIGCALGFAGVMVVNFGSDLMDFNFSLMGEGCVVLAAFILSAASIYGKRISQTMDTTVMTGYQLAIGGLVLTLGGYLFGGYLSDFGWQALLLLGYLVLLSSAAFALWSLLLKYNRVGMVAPFNFLIPVSGAVLSAIFLNESILEWKNAIALVLVCVGIVLVNKIKSVRT from the coding sequence GTGGACCGGAGTCCTCCGCTTTTTACCCATAAAAAATTTGTTTTTCTTGTCGCGACATTTTGTTGTCTTCTTTGGGGCAGTGCCTATCCGGCGATAAAGAATGGCTATGCGCTGTTTCATATTGCACCGGATGATATTCCGAGCAAGATGGTGTTTGCGGGGTATCGTTTTTTATTGGCGGGAATAGTGTTGCTGTTGTTTGCTGTTGCCAGCGGTAAGGCAATTGGCCGTCTCAAAAAGAGCCAATATAAGCAAATTGCGCTATTGGGGCTAACACAGACAACATTACAGTATGTGTTTTTCTATATTGGTCTGGCTTACACCACGGGTGTCAAAGGCTCTATCATGAACGCGACAGGCACCTTTTTCAGTGTGCTGTTAGCGCATTATATTTATAAAAATGACCGCCTGACATTCAATAAAATCATTGGATGCGCTTTGGGTTTTGCTGGTGTCATGGTGGTGAATTTTGGTTCCGATTTAATGGACTTTAATTTCTCCTTGATGGGGGAGGGGTGTGTGGTGTTAGCGGCGTTTATTCTGTCTGCTGCCAGTATTTATGGTAAACGGATCTCACAAACCATGGACACCACCGTGATGACGGGGTATCAGTTGGCGATCGGCGGGTTAGTATTAACGCTGGGCGGTTATCTGTTTGGAGGCTATTTAAGTGATTTCGGTTGGCAGGCATTATTGTTGCTGGGTTATTTGGTGCTATTGTCGTCGGCCGCCTTTGCGTTGTGGAGCTTATTGCTGAAATATAATCGAGTCGGCATGGTGGCGCCATTCAATTTCCTTATCCCCGTTTCTGGCGCGGTTTTGTCCGCCATTTTCCTGAACGAAAGTATTTTGGAATGGAAGAATGCCATCGCCCTGGTATTGGTCTGTGTGGGGATTGTTTTGGTTAATAAAATTAAATCGGTTAGAACCTAA
- a CDS encoding TPR domain-containing protein, with translation MILAVGMAILLLMILSGIWWPWLRQYGRLSWHWPLGLSLLLPTLILLGYQQLGHYTAVQQEVLRQQEATRLNNMLDKQSSDPTLFLLQQRIRQSPDNSELWFSLAQYYLYQNEFEDALVALQQTERLQGASASIDAARATLFYYQSGQKMTEDVAYWLQQALAKDPLQYTALMLQANDHFIHAQYAQAIVIWQQLLESPHPDVDRAVIIRAITLARALQ, from the coding sequence TCGGGATGGCGATATTATTACTCATGATTTTAAGCGGCATATGGTGGCCTTGGCTGAGACAATATGGCCGTTTGAGTTGGCACTGGCCGTTGGGATTGAGCTTGTTGCTCCCGACTCTTATTCTGTTGGGGTATCAGCAATTGGGCCACTATACTGCGGTACAGCAGGAAGTTTTACGCCAGCAAGAAGCGACGCGATTGAATAATATGTTGGATAAACAAAGCAGCGACCCCACATTATTTCTATTACAGCAGCGCATCCGGCAGTCACCTGATAACAGTGAACTCTGGTTTAGTTTGGCTCAATACTATTTGTATCAGAACGAGTTTGAGGACGCGCTGGTGGCATTGCAGCAGACCGAACGTTTGCAGGGAGCGAGTGCTTCTATAGATGCTGCCCGAGCGACTCTGTTTTATTATCAGTCAGGGCAAAAAATGACGGAGGATGTGGCCTATTGGCTACAGCAAGCCCTGGCAAAAGACCCGCTGCAATATACCGCGCTGATGCTGCAAGCCAATGATCACTTTATTCATGCACAGTATGCGCAAGCTATTGTCATCTGGCAGCAGTTACTCGAAAGCCCCCATCCCGACGTCGATCGTGCGGTGATTATCCGAGCCATTACCTTAGCTCGGGCACTGCAGTAA